In Cicer arietinum cultivar CDC Frontier isolate Library 1 chromosome 1, Cicar.CDCFrontier_v2.0, whole genome shotgun sequence, one DNA window encodes the following:
- the LOC105851449 gene encoding damage-control phosphatase At2g17340-like isoform X2, which translates to MVAAYFILEVFARDGVSFSTTCENLLPGPWIIDDLDTLKLKWSNNSGKKVIIFVDNYGGDIILGDQLAIAKETGRRLGMGTNMYPSSSLLGDNKDQLGAISIDDLIENSQLNKDNSSIIIGL; encoded by the exons ATGGTTGCAGCCTACTTCATTCTTG AGGTTTTCGCTAGGGATGGGGTGTCGTTTTCAACTACTTGTGAAAATCTTCTCCCTGGACCTTGGATAATTGATGACCTtgatactttaaaattaaaatggagcAACAACTCCGGGAAGAAG GTTATCATATTTGTTGATAACTATGGTGGAGATATTATTTTAG GTGATCAACTTGCAATAGCAAAGGAAACAGGAAGGCGTCTAGGGATGGGGACTAACATGTATCCTTCTTCATCATTGCTTGGTGACAATAAAGATCAATTAGGTGCTATCTCTATTGATGATCTCATTGAGAATTCTCAA
- the LOC105851449 gene encoding uncharacterized protein isoform X1, whose translation MLKVGGLFPSSYSLCLFSSLNFFNLAEVFARDGVSFSTTCENLLPGPWIIDDLDTLKLKWSNNSGKKVIIFVDNYGGDIILGDQLAIAKETGRRLGMGTNMYPSSSLLGDNKDQLGAISIDDLIENSQLNKDNSSIIIGL comes from the exons ATGCTAAAGGTTGGAGGATTATTTCCAAGTAGCTATAGTTTATGTCTTTTTTCTTCCCTCAATTTCTTCAACCTTGCAGAGGTTTTCGCTAGGGATGGGGTGTCGTTTTCAACTACTTGTGAAAATCTTCTCCCTGGACCTTGGATAATTGATGACCTtgatactttaaaattaaaatggagcAACAACTCCGGGAAGAAG GTTATCATATTTGTTGATAACTATGGTGGAGATATTATTTTAG GTGATCAACTTGCAATAGCAAAGGAAACAGGAAGGCGTCTAGGGATGGGGACTAACATGTATCCTTCTTCATCATTGCTTGGTGACAATAAAGATCAATTAGGTGCTATCTCTATTGATGATCTCATTGAGAATTCTCAA